The genomic window AATTCAGTATTGCTTGCAAGCTGATTAACTTGAAGTTGCGTGGTTTCGAAATCCCAAGTGCACTCCCACCAACTCTGATACGAAGTTTGAAATCTGTATCCAATGGTAAGTACTCTATTCCTATCTAGGCTAAGCGGTaagtcgataaaaaattttctatatttcacaaaaattgtaTATCTTCATCATGGTAATCAGTGGGAGATCACTGTATTCGAAATACACAAGCCACGAGGAGAAAAGTAACTGTATTTGTCACTTGCGTATGTTCTTTCACAATTGCTAAGTAAGAACATTTGCAAGTTGGGAATATTTCACAATGATTAATCGACGTTGGAGTTGAGCATACTGTGAACTACGACATAGACTAAATCTCTTGTAGCAATAAAAAGACAGGTATAATCTGCATGAAAATTCCTCCAAATGATAACTGCAAAGTTTTCTCTACGCACGTATCACATGCAGCTCGGTGACtgggtgaaattttcaaagcaaTTATTAACTCGATCTTAACTTATACACTAACAAATTATTTGCTCTCTTCCAACTATGCGTCATACTAAATGCTTTAATGATAATGTGCACTGCTTGGTAAAGATGGGAACGTCGTTAACCTATTGAATGGTGGTAACATGAATGGGATTACACCAGCACAGCCTATGGGAATGAATTTTGTGCCTGGAAGTATATCGCAGAATCTCGTAGGCTTAAATGGATCTGCTTCACAACCAATGCGGCCACTTCCACCCATGTCAATGTCAACGGGTAAGTTTATTGAGGTTTTAATCCATTAGTCTGGGCTACAATGTTTAGGCAATCAATTGAGCAAAATCTTTCCAAGATGTGAGAGGCGAGTCCCATTTtttgaagttgaaaatatCGAGATTTGTGTTGTCTGATTTGTGAATTAAGTTTTTTCATggttaaatacattttttattggtAACTTCAATGTGAGCCAAATAAAAATAGCAGGAAGTGTGTGAATTCTtctaaattcaataaaatatataatttccttatccatatttacaattttgtgcattgtttgttaaaaattacgtacgattttcaaattcaggagaaaattttcagtgtTTTTACACAGTTGAATATCATTTTGAGGCTGATATGGACTAATATGCCACACACGTCGTTCTCGAGTCAATTTACCTCACACACATCTGCACGACAAACAGAATCTCTGTTATAACGCAGCTTTTGCTGAGAATGTTAGAGCGAATGACTCTTAGAGTATTTATTAGAGTATTTAAACTAGACAACGAAACTTTAAAATCATCtgaaaattaacaatcaaCTTATATTAAACTGTACGCTCTGATCACAACAATTTAACCCCAAAATTGTTGTGTTCGAGTACCAGGCCTGATATCAAATTTGCATCAATATTCTGTTAGAGTTAGATATTAGTGCGAGAGGTTTTAGAAGTACTGTTACACTAATTAGCGGCACCTGtatgttatattatatgttaCACCTTGTAGCCTCACATCAGAATAAACAGTGCGTGGCTCCCAGTACACACATGGTTCATAATTACGCATCATCAAAGCCCCCTGCTCGACCTGCACCCCCCTCCATGGGTATGTTGTACGCCTGATTCCATTAAAGAATGTAGGAATGTGTTggtcaaaattcatcaacaTGAGTTGCCTGTACAATGCttgccaaaaattttcaaatacaatttttcatcattaatATGAACTTTGGAAAAGTTGGAAATAAGTATTCTTTCTTTTGTAGATTTCTTTTGGTCAACACTTGAGGTATCTTTCAGTACTTGACCTTCACATTTTCATATTCGCTGGGATTAACTCAACTAACAGAAATTCGTGTTTTATCATAATATAAAGTTTGTTGTAAAAAGTGTTTTGTACTGTccataaaattgtacaaaagaATTATGGTACATACTCTGAAAATTCCTTATGGAATAGCAGATAAAAATTAAAgctgcgacaaaaaaaaacttattgtTCAGCACAAAGTTTCAAAGTGTTCGTAAATCGatctgtaaaaataattaatgtttAATCTAGCATTTTTCACAAAACGATTGTCTtgcacatttttcaaattcccaTTTTATGCTATGTGTGTGTTATTAGTGTTTTGTCCTGTTATTTTCTGCAACTTGTTAATTACTTTTATTACACTTTCATAAACAGTAGGAACACTTCTTGATTTATCTTTCGATTCTTCACCACCAGTGGTACCCGTCAGATCtgcaaatttcatttcctcgGGTATGTTTCTTCGACAAATGCCTGCTTTGGATTTCATGATTTTGTTTGATTCATGTGTTTTTTCCTCAAAGTTTTTGCTTGCCAGGTAATGTCAATGTGTTTTTCCCTGGCTTGTCTGTGTTTccagtatttttttaaacatgcTCATTGCGTATTTGCATCCATTTACACTTGAAATAGCTCATTTGTGTTTCtttatatgaaattttcatactaCTTATTGATACTACCACAACTTGGTCACAGTACATCGATATTTTCAGACTTGCATATGctgtggaaaaataatttacaatcatATTCTCATATGCAATTATTCAATGTTTTATGTTGGCAcgcaatattgtaaaaatttgtaattgaacTGTATTGCAATGTGATGTGAACCTTCGAAGCTTTACTTTCAATGAGTTTTTACTTCACTAATGatcaaaatttcagaatatCTTTAAATACTTATTACGTATGAACTTCTATTTGTCTTTTCGTCTCATCTTTTTCATGTCCTTCTATCACGTTGTTTCTGCTGCACTAAGGAACCACTAACTCTGCTTCAGCTCCTGGTCCACCACAAAGACCTGCGCCACCGTCATCGATTGGTATGTCGGGAACTCATTTCGGGAATTATGTAaagaatatgtatattatatccCTACGTACATTTTGTTTAACGATTTTCTAATTACATTACGGACTGTATGTCTCAAACATCTGAAGATGGAAAcggaagaaattttcttttacagcAATAGCTCTTTTGTAAACTTTTAGTTGAGAAATTTTGTGTTAAATGCAATCATTTCAATATGGTAACTCTATTTTTGCCCATATATACCATAATTTTTCAGCTAGTGCTCCTTACATGGTGTAAAACTTGCTATTACATAAATTCAACAACTAGTTATAACAGCCAGTCAagagtattattatttttaaattgtaaatttcagtgaaattaTACATTTCATTAAGAGCCGTATCATTGAGtgatattattgtttttgtaaTCCAGTCATACGTCTGTTTACGGACACTCACAGATGCTATCACCAATGCGGACTACTAAAGATAAAATGCTAACATTGTGCTTTGCAACGCTTTTGTGATTAGTGCACCacacatacctatgtatatatgtggATATTTTTTGACCTCAGTGATCTGTGTGACGATGTTAAAACACCTGTACTTTCTGTCAAACCACCATTTactatttggaaattttttcacatgttacgaaattcgaaattattcaaatatgcAACGcactagaaaaatttcactttccaAAATTCGATTATTACTACgacaaataattgtaatatcaGTCAATATTTACAGGTACAGTACCATTGATTGGTGGCCCCCCACCAAAACCAGCCCCTCCATCATTTCCAAATAGTCCGGTCAACATGGGTATGTCACCAGTTAAAATGCAGCCGTCCGCGGGATCCATTATTCCTCCTATCCAACCAGTACAGCCTATGACTGCGTCTGCACCGATGGGTAAATATAATCGTGCATCTtatgaaatatgtaaaatcACTACAGTCCGGTTGATCAGCGTTATTTCGCTGGTGAACTTGAGCACAGCGTTCAGTCTACACACAGTTCTTATCCTCacaacatgttttttttattacagactTGTTCGAGTTTGATTTCTCTGAAGGTATTTAAACTAGATAgagaaattatacaatttctgCCTTGAAGATCCATTACTTTGTGTTACCaaaaacttgattttctcACATTAATTTCTTACAAATTTTAGCCAAATCATTGCTAATTCTACTATATTAGTTTTGCCATTGTTTAACTCACCAGTTTACATACCATCCCTTTGTAGCGAATTACGTGTactggaatttttttgaccAGCTTTCTGTAACTTTGACacttgaatgttttttttttatttcaaaatatcgTATATTGTTGAATAAATCAGTAAGTGTCACGCAGGTTTTGAGGATAAAATCCAACACCTTCATGCTATATTCATGTCATATTTTTACAACACaaatatcaaatttaaaaacccAGAATTAAGAACCATGAATTACGAATGCTTCTGTGAAATAGACTCAGCAGAAATTAAATACAAGCTCAATTGATAACTTATTAGACATTTGTTTCCcgttgacgaaaaaatttataaacacaATTTTCATTACGTGGAATGTTAAATATAATCAGTGAAATATGTTCACCCTGAGAAAGAGTTGGTATTTTTACGCAGCTTTATCAAAAGTCACCGTTTTCATTTGCAattttaataacttttttccaaTCATTGTCATCGTTTCTATGTATAATCCATATTACCAAATTCAAATTGAGTAAGTAATAACTGTATCAACACAGGTATGCCGTCCGTTGCGCCGATTGCACCTGTCAATATGAATCCTGCTCCAATTGCAGCTTTTGGAATGAGCAGTGTGATGGCAATACAACCGGCAATGATACCTCCTATGTCTGCCCCAACGATGGCACCTATTGCATCTGTTGCACCTATGGCTTCAGGTAAAGTACTGAAAtggttttttcattacaatcgGAACTAATTCCTCAATTTGGACAATGACCGAGTTGCCGCAATCCATTCAAGACCTATTTAAGTTCTCGCATTAATCATAGAAAGTGAAATTAAAGttcattttactttttaacAGGCATCCCAATATCCGCTCCAATCAGCAGCATTCCTTTAGCACCAGTGCATCAAATAATGGGGAATCCTGCAGTTGCCCCCATAGTCCCACCGTCGGTTAATGGAAATCCAACGCCTGTTTCTACAAATTCTCCACTCAGTACAACGGCTAGACCTCCAAGCATAGACAGAGTTGGTTCGCTTGATTCTCAGCATAGCCAGCATTCCGCAGGCTCGCCACAGGTCGAGTGGGCAGTACCTCATCAAACAAAATTGAAGTACACGCAACTATTCAACACTTGGGATCGTACCAGATCTGGATTCCTCTCGGGACCACAAGCTAGAAATATTATGGTTCAAACGCAGTTGCCTCAGGGCATCCTAGCCCAAGTATGGTAAGTGAAGATACTGTGATAATTAGAACACTCTAATCTCGATATTCATATCTGATATTTTCTGCTCAGGGCTTTGGCTGATATGGATGTTGATGGCCGATTGGGTTGCGACGAATTTGTCCTAGCCATGCACTTATGTGATATGGCTAAGgctggtgaaaaaattcccacAGTTTTACCAATTGAACTCATTCCTCCTACATTCAGACGTCAACGACAAGGTAGCGTTACGTCCCAGGGAACGTCGGAGAACATTGATCCATCTGCTGGCATGCCACAGGTTAGTTGACAATTTGCCATTTGTATTTACTTTAAACTCTAGGCTTATATAACTTGATATTCAGTTATCAGATACTGAGATTCAAAATCTAACGCAGTATAGCGCCGATGTCTTAGTTATTACCAAAATTAAACatctttgtgaaaaaaatgtgttttcgTAATTACAGACGTCTTTCGAaaacaagagaaaagaaaactttgaaaaggGGCAGGCTGAGTTAGAGCGTAGGCGCAAAGCACTTTTAGAGATACAACGAAAGGAACAAGAAGAACGTGATCGTAAGGAAAGAGAAGAGGCTGAAAAGCAAGAGAAAATAAGGTTTGATTGAAACAATAGCTTTATTATTGGCAATTGCAATTGAtgctatttttataatattttcacatagGTTGGAACAGGAAAGGAGACGACAggcagaaattgaaaaacaaatgcTTCGGCAGAAGGAAATTGAACAAGAGAAGGAAGAGCAAAGAAAACGGGCACAAGAGCAACGGGAGGCTGCAAGAAAGTAAGATATCGTTCTGATAACACTTGAGTTTATTCCTATTCTTTGCAACttattttctctaaattttgACCTGTTGAATCACAGAGAAATGGAGAGACAGCGACAATTAGAATGGGAGAAGCAAAAATCTCAAGAACTTCAGGCACAAAGGCAGAAGGAACAGGACGTACTTCTTAAACTCAAGGCCAAGAATCAAGGACTTGCTATCGAATTAGGAAGTCTGGTAAATTAGCAGCATTTGTTAATTGAAGTATAAAATTTACCGAACCAATCGTCAGTGTTACGGGTTACAAAAATAACTATCGTATTGCAgaatgaaaaagtgaaagagcTTTCACAGAAAATATGTGATACTCGCGTGGGAGTTTCTGGTGTGAAAACTACGATCGACGGTATGCGTTCAACGCGTGATTCTCAACTTCAAGAGATGTCAGcgctgaaaaataaattacggGAGCAAAATCAAAGACTGCTTTCGCTGAGTCAGGAAAAAGCAAGAATTGAAGCTAAGAATAAGTTGAACAATGCTCAAGATGTTGCTGGGCAGGAGGCAGTAAAGATGGCTTTTGCTAGTAAACAAATAACGTTGAAACAAATGAAAGATAAAATTGCGGACTTACAGCAACAGGTGCTACACCAATTTTATGAGATTAACACACaagtacgaaaaatttttgcgatgtGAAATTACATGACTATTTCTCGtggtttcatttattttcagatAAACGATAAGATGACAGATATTGAAAACAACAACAGCCAACTTGATGACATAAAGAAGCAAATGAAAAACCTTCTTACCGAATGTGCGCAGCTCTATAAATCATTTgaagacaaaaaaacaaaagttacCGATTTGCGAGCTGGCAGTGGCAATGCAGATTTTACCACTTCTGCCTGGGGAGATAGCGCCTGGGGTGATACTGGAACTGTAAATACAGACTCGTGGCCAGTGGACATTGCTTCAGTGACACATGCAACGATTACTGGAGATAATACTGGCGCTGTGAAATACAGAGCTTTATATGAATTTGTGGCAAGAAATCAAGACGAGATATCTTTCCAGCCCGGTGATATAATCCTAGTAAGTCGTCTCTGATTTAATACGAAAAcaggaatttaaatttcgcatttcgagtttttttcttacgattaataaataattaatggtTGATGTGGCTAAAAATTTAATCAGTTTAGGAAAAAGTGATGATCTTTGCATTTGATGTTGAGTTAAATTATATCAAGTCAGACAATATGTATTTACAGGTGCCACCAGTCCAAAATGCCGAGCCCGGCTGGATGGCTGGTGAAATACGTGGCCACACAGGTTGGTTTCCAGAATCTTATGTCGAACCAGTGGAAGTTGATGCTGTGATTACCAGTGGCAATGCTTTCATCCAACAAGACAGTGTTGAGAAGCGAACCTTGGAgtgagtttgaaaatatttactccGATTAACGTGAGATTAAAGGTTGAGGATAGAAAGTAGGGGTTAATAAaaagataatttttctctttgagaactgtacaattttttattttctgcaaGCTTGAAATGTATCTGTAGTGATGTTTCAAACCTTTAATTGAATTTGACATATCAACAGAGGTATTGCCGAAGTTCCTGAAAATGTATCGGACGCTGGCTCACTTGGTGGTGAAGGTCCAGCTGTCGAGGCAGTTATTCCAACTTTAGGCTTAGGCTCAGTTTGCAACTTGCAAGCTATTGCTTTGTACCAATATCGCCCGACAGTTCAGCAACATCTCTCTTTCAATAAAGGAGATACGATCAATGTCACAGAGCAGCAGGTTTGTGTTTtctgattgaaaatgaatacaCTCCTCACAACTgctgaattcaattttttttttaaggatgATTGGTGGTACGGTGAATTTAATGGTACAGAAGGTTGGTTCCCAAAGTCTTATATTAAAACAACCACACCTGTCCGAACTGAGGCATCATCGCCAACTGGTATTCCTACTGAATATTACATCGCGCTGTATCCATATGCTTCAAACGAAACTGGAGATCTAAGCTTTAATCAAGGCGAAGTGATGAtggtaacaaaaaaagaaggagaCTGGTGGACAGGCGTTATAGGAGATCGTACCggaatttttccatcaaattATGTTGAAAAGTGCGACAACCCCGATCAGGTATGATTCACTTGAATTTGTTACTATGTTCTATTTCATGACTTTTCTCGTTTATTCTGTTTAACtactaaattttcatttacataaTCACCCCGTttcgatttgaataaaacgagtttgtttttgtttaataGTTTGTAAAGTGAACATAATTTAAGCGAGTTTTTTGTCGTGAAACTGTTCAATAACTTTAGAATAGGGTTGATAATTGCGTGATTCTAACCACGTGTATATGATAGGTTGTCATTGTGCCTGATAATACTTCTGAAGTAGTATCAGCTGTTCCGGCCCCTGAATCGACTCCGGTACCAGATGtgcaagaaaaaatttcggaaCCACCTACTGCTGTTACTTCAGCTCAAGGAACACCGGTActgatttcataaaaatccTATTCACTGTTAACAGCTTAAAAGTATAACTGTAAAAGAAgtcaaaagtttaaaaattaagtGATAGCATTTGTGGCATATCTTATATCATCATTCCTTAATTTTATTCgtccataaaaaaaagtcagtttttcaaatgacaATTGAATGAAGTTGCAGAGTTTGAAAACTTCGTAGTTGTAACGTGTTTAGACAAATAACTCATAAAGCTTTTCATATTTGTTTCCAAGGATTCATGTATAAATTCAACTAATGCTATTATTGCTAGTAACTGGTATAATATCCCTGCTACATATGTTTTATACATTGTCcatgaaaacttttttaatccAAGGACATATGtagtgtatttttttaaatgctttCCATTTCTAACACCTTTCGTGAAACTCACTGTAAGCTAAAATTTGATGAAtagcatttttcttttattactaACACAGTACCCGAAAcctattgaaatttttataaaaataaaccacTTCGCGTATCATATGCATAAGCTACCATTGTTGAGTGCATGTGTGGGTTTAGCTACAGGAAAAAACGAAGGAACAGCTTGAAGACGAGAGAGCTGAGGCGGAAGACAGAGCAGAGTTACCAGATTTTGCTGCTATGTCGGCGCAACAGGTAATGTTGAATTCAGAATAAAGGTTCTAAAAATACTGTGATGGTTTCTTGAAGAATTTAATTAATGCCCTGAATTCAGGGATTTTCAGTGATTCCCTGCACAGACCAAATATAAAGATActtaacaaaatttcaagaacAACATAAAACAATGCACAAAAACAACACACGAATgggtatttttatttgttatcaaATGTTTTAATGTTAATACAATATTCGATCGATCAATCTTCTTACATTGAGCTAAATAATCCTCAATCGAGAAATTTATTCTACTCATTTGATAAACGACAGCTAGGTACACTAATGCTAATAATCATTACCACATACGATATACACGAAATAACATGTTTCATATCTTTTAAGACACAcatataactttttttttgtagaattaACATATGTTCCgttgttgtgttttttttgttatgtGTTGTATGATGGATTCGTGATACTTGTATACAGTCCGAGGACCTTGGGAGCGACACTGACTCTAAGGTACAATACTTACACTGCACATCATACctaatattttgtttcaatgaCAAGCATCAATTTGTATAGAGTTGACTACTAAATTTTACACCATATGCTTGCAGAATTTGAGGAATACGTATACGATTCAAGTTCATAGCCAGATTGCGAAGCAGCTAGCATATCTTTGgcgaatttttagaattttaacAATTCTCTCaatctctttatttttttatttgatactGAAAATCAGCCCTGTTGACGATTTATTACTTGCAAATGGATGGCTGTTAATCATACTCTAAACATTAATTGTATGCATGGATCAATGGTGAATGATTTCGAATTATTGCACTTGCACATTGACACGCTACATTCCACATAATAATGTATCTTAACACAcaatttggaaaaaagtttcgattGAAGTTCCAGTGTAACATGAATGTTTCGAAACCGGGTTTTACGAAGTACAATTAATAAATCACTCGGAGCATATTCACACcaatatatttacacatgtctatgcaaatattttcaacattcacatgaataatacaatttcagggcaaaataatttattcgtttcCCCTTTCATACATGCAACAGGTGTTATGAAGTGAAAATGTTTCACTAAGTGTTTCTTTGATATGAACTTTGATATTATGTGTTATTTAAAATGGATGTTTCGTCCCAAGAATGCCAGGCTACAGCCACTACAGGAAAAACTACATACGTAGAAttgtgaataattaattattttatttgctaaagagtgaaattattttaaatactAGACGTCAAGTAAGAATTATATGAGAATTCATATTCAcgagtatttatttatttttttttttcttgatataACTGCAATGGATTTCTCTTGATAAGCTCAAACCAGAACTTTTCTGAATTTATGGAAAATAAGGTCACTAAATTACCGATATtctcaaaacaaaattttttactaacAACTTATCGATTTGCAACAATAATTCTTGTGGTGGCCTGATGAAGTACTAATATGTATGGCTGTGCTTGCTTCTTTTggatgctgctgctgatgcttAGCCATCCACGCCGCAGTACCCCAAGGTATTTTGGTCCATCCACCATTGTTCCTATCCACATGGTTTGCTTATTTTATATCTTTGCAATGATCGTTTGCCTTATCCAAATATTCTTCACTTGCTTTtgccaattatttttcacaaaccTATGTATTTTGCATTAGTTGATGTCACCGtaaatttactattttttgtAATGTATGATTGGTCATTAtcagaataattttaattgtttattgaACGTAGTGAAATTTTTGGTAAGTATGTtctataaattaaatttcattcttatttttattgttacgAATGACAATTTGGCGATTTCGTTTATGACACTGCAAGTTGATCTCACAAGATTCAATATTGTTTGATACTCTTCACTACCTTAATATGCAGGCATCTCTTCAGTTTTGTTCTATGAAGTTCTTAAGTCTTGTTGTCAAACATTGAAAATCACCACATCAGGATGAAACTTAATTTCAAGCACCTGAGGTCGATATTTTTCTAGCAATATCCGCACGATTCATGCTTTCTAATACTGTATGAAACACCCATACTTTAAGCTGAATCAAAGTAACGTTTAATTGTCTTCAGGCAAGAGGtaaaaaacctgaaattgGACAAGTCATCGCTCCATACCACGCGACTAGTCCGGAGCAATTGAATCTCCATAGAGGACAACTCATCATGATCAGGAAAAAGACGGAAACTGGTTGGTGGGAAGGAGAGTTACAGGTAAAAGTTTTACTAAATTATTAGTTATAATACGAAATAGAAGGTGTtcctcaaaatttttacaaattcatgTTATCTGACAAATAGTCTAATTTCTCATATTTATATTTGCCCCAGGCTCGTGGCCAAAAACGACAAATCGGTTGGTTTCCTGCATCTTATGTCAAGTTATTGGGAAGTAACAGTAATCGCAGCACACCAGTTTCCCATAGATATCAAGACTCGCCCACTGATCCCAATGTTGGTAAGTGTACTACTCTTATCATCTGATGGACGGAAAGCAAACAGTACTTTTCTGAATGTCATTCTAAAAGTataatgaatttcattatGCCAGAGGATTTAGTAGTAGTAAAATACGACGAATTTTGCATAGTGACTGGTGCTTGGCGGTAAACTATGGATTCATAATTTGAAATAGGTGTTTGTGCAGCTTGAAGTGCCTTACGAACTTATTGTTTTTATGTTTCTAGAGCGGGTGATGGCTTTATACCCATATCAAGCGCTAAATGAGGATGAGTTGAATTTCGAGAAAGGAGACGTTATAACTGTTCTTGCTAAAGAGGATGCCTCGTGGTGGAGGGGCGAGATGAACGGAGTATCAGGAGTATTTCCTAGCAACTATGTTTCTCCGATGTGTAAGTAAATTTATCCTCGATATTGACGACAGTTCATTTATAGCATGTGTTACACTTTCCTCTTGTAACCGGCGTCAACTTTTACATTCACTTGTGTACAAATTTGTACATTTGTAATACCATAGATCTGTAAATCGTATTTAGGAACGTATATTGTAGGTAGTTGCTGCTCTGACATGCATTTTCTCTAATATGACCTATAACAAACCTATGATTAGCATACTTTTCAACTGCAGTAAAGCACGTTCCTCACACTCTCTATTGTtgaaatatatgaatataagTTTCCTGGAAACGCATCCTTTTCTTCGTGTCACGACCTCACGACCTTATTCAATTAGATGCTCGATAATTGAATGATTATGTAAAACTTGGACACACTACTCTTTCACAGTTTTTATGTATCTGAATCAATGTTGCATTTTGAGGTTCTACAATAAATGAGAAACTTGTTatacagtgaaaaaaaattttagatttaCCAAATCATTGACATCAGTGATATATTTAACTTAAGAACAGAAACCGGAAATGTATATGAAAGAATATGGCTTACGTATATCTGTTTTGTAGGAACGGCTGGTGCATACTGTCTCCAACCATCGTTGATCAATCGCTAGTGTATGTCTGCTAAACGCTCGGCAGGGACCCACTGCGGCACC from Neodiprion lecontei isolate iyNeoLeco1 chromosome 1, iyNeoLeco1.1, whole genome shotgun sequence includes these protein-coding regions:
- the LOC107227640 gene encoding intersectin-1 isoform X10 encodes the protein MAAAAALGVDPWVIQPRERARYQEQFNSLKPVNGVVTGEQAKGFFLQSQLPPMTLGQIWGLSDTDADGKMDVNEFSIACKLINLKLRGFEIPSALPPTLIRSLKSVSNAPGPPQRPAPPSSIGTVPLIGGPPPKPAPPSFPNSPVNMGMSPVKMQPSAGSIIPPIQPVQPMTASAPMDLFEFDFSEGMPSVAPIAPVNMNPAPIAAFGMSSVMAIQPAMIPPMSAPTMAPIASVAPMASGIPISAPISSIPLAPVHQIMGNPAVAPIVPPSVNGNPTPVSTNSPLSTTARPPSIDRVGSLDSQHSQHSAGSPQVEWAVPHQTKLKYTQLFNTWDRTRSGFLSGPQARNIMVQTQLPQGILAQVWALADMDVDGRLGCDEFVLAMHLCDMAKAGEKIPTVLPIELIPPTFRRQRQGSVTSQGTSENIDPSAGMPQTSFENKRKENFEKGQAELERRRKALLEIQRKEQEERDRKEREEAEKQEKIRLEQERRRQAEIEKQMLRQKEIEQEKEEQRKRAQEQREAARKEMERQRQLEWEKQKSQELQAQRQKEQDVLLKLKAKNQGLAIELGSLNEKVKELSQKICDTRVGVSGVKTTIDGMRSTRDSQLQEMSALKNKLREQNQRLLSLSQEKARIEAKNKLNNAQDVAGQEAVKMAFASKQITLKQMKDKIADLQQQINDKMTDIENNNSQLDDIKKQMKNLLTECAQLYKSFEDKKTKVTDLRAGSGNADFTTSAWGDSAWGDTGTVNTDSWPVDIASVTHATITGDNTGAVKYRALYEFVARNQDEISFQPGDIILVPPVQNAEPGWMAGEIRGHTGWFPESYVEPVEVDAVITSGNAFIQQDSVEKRTLEGIAEVPENVSDAGSLGGEGPAVEAVIPTLGLGSVCNLQAIALYQYRPTVQQHLSFNKGDTINVTEQQDDWWYGEFNGTEGWFPKSYIKTTTPVRTEASSPTGIPTEYYIALYPYASNETGDLSFNQGEVMMVTKKEGDWWTGVIGDRTGIFPSNYVEKCDNPDQVVIVPDNTSEVVSAVPAPESTPVPDVQEKISEPPTAVTSAQGTPLQEKTKEQLEDERAEAEDRAELPDFAAMSAQQSEDLGSDTDSKPSTPQYPKARGKKPEIGQVIAPYHATSPEQLNLHRGQLIMIRKKTETGWWEGELQARGQKRQIGWFPASYVKLLGSNSNRSTPVSHRYQDSPTDPNVERVMALYPYQALNEDELNFEKGDVITVLAKEDASWWRGEMNGVSGVFPSNYVSPMSSDLIRDVMFGLLNDTERKRQEHIKELIATEQAYIEDMTLVHEVFEKPLLQSMVLTVNEVDKIFVNWRDIIVCNDNFLRTLRIRRDNSDGGVIRMIGDILCENIPRMSAYVRFCSCQLSAATYLQQLTEKSPEFVQVAAMCQQDPRTKGMPLSSFLIKPMQRITKYPLIINKILEYTPVLHPDRQYLLEALARAEEFCTQVNEGVREKENSDRLEWLQQHVTCDGLEEQLIFNSLTNSLGPRKFLHHGILHKAKSGKELVGFLMNDFILFAQPTKSLPSGQQFSFERNANQKFKLYRKPTFLNELVILTVPELNGNDTSDHSRTIRLWDSKKTITLLAPSASECSLWLKRITEASRVYLENEKTQLQRQRSKQAQFAACGRILVTVLEGSSIKALSVRRRPPKGRLRLVVREAEDLCPTKPGKYNTFCKVSMGSQEERTQVVSGTNCPLWDKSMQFQVKDLHADTLCITVFDKGYYSPDEFRGRAEVRVSDIMRDSIDSCGPIQKRIKLHEVESGEVVLKLDLRLFNRLA